From Peromyscus maniculatus bairdii isolate BWxNUB_F1_BW_parent chromosome 8, HU_Pman_BW_mat_3.1, whole genome shotgun sequence, a single genomic window includes:
- the Ptx4 gene encoding pentraxin-4 codes for MVSCMRQTQGPASAPVSVSPSMGCLKKKKTLSFLLIFGSICARGTLSQEADPARQRKPFFERLRRLEEQFQRFQQVTLTHLQDIANNYNVHYNVDARFQSLVEESQALALAVNQSQAAIQEDVAHLKASLRKSQRRSRKVDAKLQALNLSLSTKSRQWVEEEREQQAQREATASLALSIRALQDALANLTQQVYSQDARLATLEGQMQRAPPGTEALGLTTAPTPAQLAQRGPGSLQLGRNSQASRLSLQHRSSPQDFTVHVQKTQEFQAPSSHQAALPRTHQGPERICSSGPVLTFPNASSENVIFLSPGFLVPLRALSFCSWVRTASSHLGTLLSYATKDNDNKLVLHGRDSLVPGSIHFVIGDPVFRELSLHPLLDGQWHHICIIWTSTEGKYWLHIDRRIVATGSRFREGYEIPPGGSLVLGQEQDTMGGGFDSSEAFVGSISGLAIWDRALVPREVANLATGKEPPAGAILTLTNASSVGGFVQRAKCTCLEQCP; via the exons ATGGTGAGCTGTATGAGACAGACTCAGGGACCAGCCTCAgctcctgtgtctgtgtctcccagCATGGGCtgcttgaagaagaagaagacgctGTCTTTTCTCCTCATTTTTGGGTCCATATGTGCACGTGGGACTCTGTCGCAGGAAGCTGACCCAGCTAGGCAAAGAAAACCATTTTTTGAGAGGCTCCGTCGACTAGAAGAGCAG tttcagagattccaACAGGTGACCTTAACACACCTGCAGGACATTGCCAACAACTATAACGTGCACTACAATGTGGATGCCCGCTTCCAGAGTCTGGTGGAAGAGAGCCAGGCCTTAGCTCTAGCAGTGAACCAGTCTCAAGCCGCCATACAAGAGGATGTGGCCCACCTAAAAGCTTCGTTGAGGAAGAGCCAGCGCAGGAGCCGGAAGGTGGATGCCAAGCTTCAAGCCTTGAACCTCTCCCTGAGCACAAAGAGCAggcagtgggtggaggaggaaagggagcaacAGGCACAGAGGGAGGCTACTGCAAGCCTGGCCCTGAGCATTCGGGCCCTGCAGGATGCACTGGCAAACTTAACACAGCAAGTCTACAGCCAGGATGCCAGGCTTGCTACTCTGGAGGGACAGATGCAGAGGGCCCCCCCTGGTACTGAGGCTCTGGGGCTGACTACAGCCCCCACCCCCGCTCAGCTTGCTCAGAGAGGCCCAGGCTCCTTGCAACTGgggagaaacagccaggcatccAGGCTTTCACTCCAACACAGGAGTTCCCCCCAGGACTTCACTgtccatgtccagaagacacaggAGTTCCAAGCCCCAAGCAGCCATCAAGCAGCCCTACCAAGGACCCACCAAGGACCAGAAAGAA TTTGCAGCTCGGGACCCGTACTAACTTTCCCCAACGCCTCCAGTGAAAACGTGATCTTTCTGAGCCCCGGCTTCCTCGTGCCCCTACGAGCTCTGTCCTTCTGCAGTTGGGTTCGTACGGCCTCCAGCCACCTGGGCACCCTCCTTTCCTACGCCACCAAAGACAATGACAACAAGCTAGTACTGCATGGCCGAGACTCCCTGGTCCCCGGCTCCATCCACTTTGTGATCGGTGACCCGGTCTTCAGGGAACTGTCCCTGCACCCACTCCTGGACGGTCAGTGGCACCACATTTGTATCATCTGGACATCCACAGAGGGCAAGTACTGGCTCCATATAGACCGAAGGATAGTAGCCACCGGCTCCCGCTTCAGAGAGGGCTATGAGATCCCTCCTGGAGGGTCCCTCGTGTTGGGCCAGGAACAAGACACTATGGGGGGTGGGTTTGACAGCTCTGAGGCCTTTGTAGGGAGCATATCTGGCTTGGCCATCTGGGACCGGGCACTTGTCCCCAGAGAAGTTGCAAACCTTGCCACAGGGAAAGAGCCCCCAGCAGGTGCCATTCTGACGCTGACCAATGCCTCGTCGGTGGGGGGATTTGTGCAGAGGGCCAAGTGTACCTGCCTGGAGCAGTGTCCATAG